A window of Acidobacteriota bacterium genomic DNA:
GGCCCCCTCAGTGAGGGAGGGGGCACTCCTGATGGGAGCGGCGCCCCTCATCTGAACGGTGCTACAATCACCTGATCCGTATCGGGCTCGGAAGGACGCCCCACGACCTATGGCGATGTATCAGGAAGGACCGTGCTTTACGGTCGGCGTGTTTCAGGACGCGGCGTGGGCATCGCGCGGGCTTTCCGCGCTGGCCGGGGAGGGCTTTCCGCCGGAGGCGCTCTCGATTCTGGCGAAGCAGGCGCCGGACGTAACCGACTTGATGGAGAAGACCTTCGGTGTAGGTGCGGAACAGTCGCTCGTGGAGGTTTCGGGACTCGGCCCCGCGGTGGCCCACGGCACTCTCGTGGAGACGCTGCAGGGCGCCGACGACGCGCTCGGCGCGAGCGGCGTGGCGGCCACCATGCGCCGGGCGGGGTTCCAGGCGCACGACGGGTTCATCTTCGAGACGCTCACCGCGCGCGGCGGCGTTCTGATCGCCGTGGCCGGCGAGACCCGAGCCGCCGATGCGCTGGCGCTGATGCACGCCTACGGCGGCGGCAACGCAGCCATCGGCGCGTGGGTTGGGCGGGTCTGATCTCGCACCGGCCGTGCCCTTCGCCTGCACGGGAGCGGCCGGAGCCGGCTCGCGAAGGCACAGCCGTGTCCCGGCGGTTGCCCATTTGCGGCAGGTTGGGCAAAATGGGTTGAGGAGGCGCGCCCTTGGGCCAGGGTCTCGGTCTCGGTCAGATTCGGTTTCCATCCTCGCACACGTCGTACACCCCGCCTGACAGACGACGTCGCCGGTCATCCGTCGTGCCAGCGGCCGGCCCTCTCCGCCTGAAGGCCGCTCGCAAGCCCGGCGCCGACACCACGGCCGGCGTTCGGGCTGCCGACGGGACGCTCTCGATACTGCCGGACGACGTCGCGCCGGCGGACGCGCCTTTCCTGCTGCGGGCCAGCCAGCAGCGCGTGGGCGGCTCGGTAGCGGCATCGCTCACCAGCCACGCGGTCGGGCTGGGAATCGCGGCCCTCGTGCTGAGCCTGGCGCCGGAGCGCGTGTACGAGTTCGTGGAGCAACCCAACTTCGCCGGCATCGTGTGGATTCCCGAGGACGGTCCGGGCGGCGGTGGCGGCGGGGGCGGCAACGAGTCCCTGGAGATGCCGCGGCTGGCCGAGATCGAGGGGCCGGACGAGACCGCATTGAGCGTGCCCGTCGCCGAGCCGATCCCGGTCGAGCCGGAGCCGGAACCCGAGCCGGAACCCGAGCCCGAGCCGATCGAGACGCAGGAGCTCTCGATTCCCGCCGTGCCGATGGCCAGCGCGCCCGAGACGACGCCGGGCGTGCTCGAGGGACTCACCGCCGACTCCGAATCCTCGCAGGGCAGCGGCACCGGCGGCGGGGCGGGGAGCGGCGAGGGCGGCGGCGCCGGGCCGGGGCAGGGCGACGGGCTCGGTCCGGGCGAAGGCGGCGGCACCGGCGGGGGCGTCTACCGTCCGG
This region includes:
- a CDS encoding energy transducer TonB; this translates as MPAAGPLRLKAARKPGADTTAGVRAADGTLSILPDDVAPADAPFLLRASQQRVGGSVAASLTSHAVGLGIAALVLSLAPERVYEFVEQPNFAGIVWIPEDGPGGGGGGGGNESLEMPRLAEIEGPDETALSVPVAEPIPVEPEPEPEPEPEPEPIETQELSIPAVPMASAPETTPGVLEGLTADSESSQGSGTGGGAGSGEGGGAGPGQGDGLGPGEGGGTGGGVYRPGTAGLVIPRLLRDVRPEYTAEAMRARIQGTVWLDVVVLPTGEVGDVTVSKSLDQVFGLDDQAIAAAKQWLFAPGMRFGEPVAVLVSLELFFNLR